A window of Microbacterium luteolum contains these coding sequences:
- a CDS encoding LpqB family beta-propeller domain-containing protein, with protein MSERRATRMLRGVALLVAALLLPACAGLPTSGDVAVGLVLGESAADVDFLPVASGPIQGAGPQEIVEGFLEAGITTSDNWATAREFLAPSLQRSWRPAAGVSIDVGTETRVLTSSVPADAVDEAESADVQVRLDLVAIVDEAGAYAEAPGSSPTMFALERMDDGEWRITQAPDGIVIDEPRFSNVFDGYPLQYFDGAWSRLVPDVRWFPRRQSPATTVTQALIDGSPSPWLGPAVQTAFPADVQLAQDAVLITDQVAEVALTRSAVGLDQVTLSRMRTQLQETLKAAGVSVSQVRFAVDGRTLEAGVVELVDMPADVGTLVLQDGVFGRIVGDEVTAVPGISQGIVAIDQPIASIDVAVDDSHAAVQLADGHVYLVSEGSIDELDSRPGLIEPSLDPYGYTWTVPAGEPGAVKAWGSDVVEHPVANAWPNASAISDLRVSSDGARVAAVVTVGQQRWVVVAAVVRDPSGVPIELGDVKQITLISAPATGLAWLGTERLAVLVDPQGPQVLTQMVGGPGAVEAAPEGAVSIAGARTVGGLRVVGVGGQLFAHAGSTWREIATGITVLATRAGE; from the coding sequence ATGAGTGAGCGCAGAGCGACACGGATGCTGCGCGGCGTCGCGCTGCTCGTCGCCGCCCTCCTGCTGCCCGCCTGCGCGGGGCTTCCGACAAGTGGCGACGTCGCGGTCGGCCTCGTGCTCGGCGAATCGGCCGCGGATGTCGACTTCCTCCCGGTGGCGTCGGGCCCGATCCAGGGCGCGGGTCCTCAGGAGATCGTGGAAGGGTTCCTCGAGGCCGGGATCACGACATCCGACAACTGGGCGACGGCTCGGGAGTTCCTCGCGCCGTCGTTGCAGCGCTCATGGCGGCCGGCGGCGGGCGTGTCGATCGACGTCGGCACCGAGACGCGCGTCCTGACCTCCTCCGTCCCCGCGGATGCCGTCGACGAGGCCGAGAGCGCCGACGTGCAGGTCCGCCTCGACCTCGTCGCGATCGTCGACGAGGCCGGCGCGTACGCCGAGGCTCCCGGCTCGTCGCCGACCATGTTCGCCCTGGAACGCATGGATGACGGGGAGTGGCGCATCACGCAGGCGCCCGACGGCATCGTGATCGACGAACCCCGGTTCTCGAACGTGTTCGATGGGTATCCGCTGCAGTACTTCGACGGCGCCTGGTCCCGGCTGGTTCCCGATGTGCGCTGGTTCCCGCGACGGCAGAGCCCCGCGACGACGGTCACGCAGGCGCTCATCGACGGATCGCCGAGCCCCTGGCTCGGTCCTGCGGTGCAGACCGCCTTCCCCGCCGATGTGCAGCTGGCCCAGGACGCGGTGCTGATCACCGACCAGGTCGCCGAGGTGGCCCTGACGCGGTCCGCCGTGGGGCTCGATCAGGTGACGCTCTCGCGCATGCGCACTCAACTGCAGGAGACCCTGAAGGCCGCCGGCGTCTCCGTGTCGCAGGTGCGCTTCGCCGTCGACGGCCGGACCCTGGAGGCGGGGGTCGTCGAACTCGTCGACATGCCGGCGGATGTCGGCACCCTCGTCCTCCAGGACGGAGTGTTCGGACGGATCGTCGGGGACGAGGTCACCGCCGTTCCCGGGATCTCGCAGGGCATCGTGGCGATCGACCAGCCCATCGCGTCGATCGACGTGGCGGTCGACGACTCGCACGCGGCCGTGCAGCTCGCCGACGGTCACGTGTATCTGGTCAGCGAAGGGAGCATCGACGAGCTCGACTCGCGCCCTGGCCTGATCGAGCCCTCGCTGGACCCGTACGGCTATACCTGGACGGTCCCGGCCGGCGAACCCGGGGCGGTGAAGGCATGGGGGAGCGACGTCGTCGAGCATCCCGTGGCGAACGCCTGGCCGAACGCCTCGGCCATCTCGGACCTGCGTGTCTCGTCCGACGGTGCCAGAGTCGCTGCCGTGGTCACGGTCGGCCAGCAGCGCTGGGTCGTGGTCGCCGCGGTGGTACGAGATCCTTCGGGCGTCCCGATCGAACTCGGCGACGTGAAGCAGATCACGCTGATCTCGGCGCCGGCGACGGGGCTGGCATGGCTCGGCACGGAGCGTCTGGCGGTCCTCGTCGACCCGCAGGGGCCACAGGTCCTCACCCAGATGGTGGGTGGCCCGGGGGCCGTGGAGGCCGCTCCCGAGGGCGCGGTGTCGATCGCGGGCGCACGCACCGTCGGCGGCCTGAGGGTCGTCGGAGTCGGCGGTCAGCTGTTCGCGCACGCGGGTTCGACCTGGCGGGAGATCGCGACCGGGATCACGGTGCTCGCGACGCGCGCCGGCGAGTGA
- the mtrB gene encoding MtrAB system histidine kinase MtrB produces MDATTATTTAVAVIRDWRGWPTVLSALWRRSLRFRTLTITLLATSLAIFITCVTMALVIQNDLFVSRKNVALEDARRAVDQAQDILDVAEVSDDPAALADLWSSIQANLARTSSTDLLAGFRIESEADGVRLNGFTAGLSANRLSPELQARVEASDDWQTWQSVALPVADGGEVPGIVVGQQLNVPEAGPFAIYFAYDLQDANQTLVFVQRTLWIAGIGLVAIVAAISWIVLRAVATPIVQAAETSARLAAGDLGVRLEVHGEDELATLGRSFNAMADSIEAQIKELGELSMVQQRFVSDVSHELRTPLTTIRLAADMLNDQREEFDPTTSRTTELLHTQVQRFETLLSDLLEISRYDAGSVQLELEATSLAHLAEDIIDQMHPLADGRGSELRLVAPGGYSPVDMDPRRVRRVLRNLIGNAIEHGEGRPIVVTVDSNQHAVAAGVRDFGLGMEPADAERVFDRFWRADPSRQRTIGGTGLGLSIALGDATLHGGTLAVWSELGVGTNFVLTIPRHGAALEGPSPIPIEPQEPLAELGDATQPISWAELPGLLKEPDDHE; encoded by the coding sequence ATGGACGCGACGACCGCGACCACGACGGCCGTCGCTGTGATCCGCGACTGGCGCGGATGGCCGACCGTGCTCTCCGCGCTCTGGCGTCGTTCGCTGCGTTTCCGCACGCTCACGATCACGCTGCTCGCGACCTCGCTGGCGATCTTCATCACCTGCGTCACGATGGCTCTCGTGATCCAGAACGACCTCTTCGTCTCGCGCAAGAACGTCGCTCTCGAGGACGCCCGCCGGGCCGTGGATCAGGCGCAGGACATCCTCGACGTCGCCGAGGTGAGCGACGATCCCGCCGCTCTCGCGGACCTGTGGAGCAGCATCCAGGCGAACCTGGCACGCACCTCGAGCACGGATCTGCTCGCCGGGTTCCGGATCGAATCCGAAGCGGACGGCGTGCGACTGAACGGCTTCACCGCGGGACTGAGCGCGAATCGACTGAGCCCGGAGCTGCAGGCGCGCGTGGAGGCGTCCGACGACTGGCAGACGTGGCAGTCCGTGGCCCTGCCGGTGGCCGACGGCGGCGAGGTGCCGGGGATCGTCGTCGGGCAGCAGCTGAACGTGCCGGAAGCCGGACCGTTCGCGATCTACTTCGCCTACGACCTGCAGGACGCCAACCAGACGCTCGTGTTCGTGCAACGGACCCTCTGGATCGCGGGGATCGGGCTGGTCGCGATCGTCGCGGCGATCTCCTGGATCGTGCTCCGGGCGGTGGCGACGCCGATCGTGCAGGCCGCGGAGACGAGCGCGCGTCTCGCGGCGGGCGACCTCGGAGTGCGACTCGAAGTGCACGGTGAGGACGAGCTGGCCACCCTCGGGCGGTCGTTCAACGCCATGGCCGACAGCATCGAGGCGCAGATCAAGGAGCTCGGGGAACTGTCGATGGTGCAGCAGCGCTTCGTGTCGGATGTGTCGCACGAGCTGCGGACGCCGCTGACGACGATCCGTCTCGCGGCGGACATGCTGAACGACCAGCGCGAGGAGTTCGACCCGACGACCTCTCGGACCACCGAGCTGCTGCACACGCAGGTGCAGCGGTTCGAGACCCTGCTCTCCGATCTCCTCGAGATCAGCCGCTACGACGCGGGCTCGGTGCAGCTCGAGCTGGAGGCGACGAGCCTCGCGCACCTCGCCGAGGACATCATCGACCAGATGCATCCGCTCGCCGACGGGCGCGGATCCGAGCTGAGACTCGTCGCTCCCGGCGGCTACTCGCCGGTGGACATGGACCCGCGCCGCGTCCGCCGCGTCCTCCGCAATCTCATCGGCAACGCGATCGAGCACGGCGAGGGCCGACCGATCGTGGTCACCGTCGACAGCAACCAGCACGCGGTCGCGGCCGGCGTGCGCGACTTCGGACTCGGAATGGAGCCCGCCGACGCCGAACGCGTCTTCGATCGCTTCTGGCGAGCCGACCCCTCGCGTCAGCGCACCATCGGAGGGACGGGCCTCGGTCTGTCCATCGCGCTGGGCGATGCGACCCTGCATGGCGGGACGCTCGCCGTGTGGTCGGAGCTCGGGGTCGGCACGAACTTCGTCCTCACCATCCCGCGGCACGGCGCCGCGCTGGAAGGTCCGAGCCCGATCCCGATAGAACCCCAGGAGCCGCTCGCGGAACTCGGCGATGCGACGCAGCCCATCTCCTGGGCGGAGCTTCCCGGGCTGTTGAAGGAGCCGGACGATCATGAGTGA
- the mtrA gene encoding MtrAB system response regulator MtrA, producing MTSRILVVDDDTALAEMIGIVLRTEGFEPVFCADGARAVDEWRTQRPDLVLLDLMLPGMDGIEICTRIRAESGVPILMLTARSDTADVVRGLEVGADDYMVKPFNPKELVARIRTRLRPTPQTTSEQLKVGDLTVDVDAHEVRRGTTPIALTPLEFQLLVALASKPQQVFSREMLLEQVWGYHYKADTRLVNVHVQRLRAKVELDPDNPKIVMTVRGVGYRAGSVG from the coding sequence ATGACCTCACGCATTCTTGTGGTCGACGACGACACCGCGCTCGCCGAGATGATCGGCATCGTGCTGCGCACGGAGGGTTTCGAGCCGGTGTTCTGCGCCGACGGGGCCCGTGCGGTCGACGAGTGGCGCACGCAGCGGCCGGACCTGGTTCTGCTCGACCTCATGCTTCCCGGCATGGACGGCATCGAGATCTGCACTCGCATCCGCGCGGAGTCCGGCGTCCCCATCCTCATGCTCACGGCACGCAGCGACACCGCGGATGTCGTCCGCGGCCTCGAGGTCGGCGCGGACGACTACATGGTGAAGCCCTTCAACCCGAAGGAGCTGGTCGCCCGCATCCGCACCCGCCTCCGTCCGACGCCGCAGACCACCAGCGAGCAGCTGAAGGTCGGCGACCTCACGGTCGACGTCGACGCGCACGAGGTGCGTCGGGGCACGACGCCCATCGCGCTCACGCCGCTGGAGTTCCAGCTCCTGGTGGCGCTCGCGTCGAAGCCGCAGCAGGTGTTCTCCCGCGAGATGCTGCTCGAACAGGTCTGGGGCTACCACTACAAGGCGGACACCCGGCTCGTGAACGTGCACGTCCAGCGCCTTCGCGCCAAGGTGGAGCTCGACCCCGACAACCCCAAGATCGTCATGACGGTGCGTGGCGTCGGCTATCGCGCCGGGAGCGTCGGCTAG
- a CDS encoding glycerophosphoryl diester phosphodiesterase membrane domain-containing protein: MSGATWTPAPKKGVIPLHPLTFGMLLGKAFAALRHNPKVLFGFAVVIQLVVVIATAGVMGVVLFTTFSRLETVSPSSPDFEAVLAGTIAINIIAGLAVGLTSIAFTAMMQGVVAAEIGYASIGVKATLGMLWRKMAPSFWRLAGFASLSVIAVFGLFAIVALIIGAFVAGGLGGSVELIGVVVLVVVLIGLASIPLTVWLTTKLLLVPSILVLEGARFREALVRSWRLTRGRFWVAFGVTFLISLIMGLAMQVVSFPVAMLSSLLGTVVAPTGAAEPSAVIGFVLTLIAPQILLLVLQAITLVVQSTGSALVYLDCRMRYEGLDQTLIAHVERRELGWTEEQLGDPFAVDPSRAVTSAPPPRQVPEHVMMTQGYGYPPYGVQPAPPQGYAPQPYPQPYAPPSGVPPYAGQPYPPQQPAGAPPASFAPPPPAPPAPAAPPTMPAPPTDSPWASPADGGWAAPGSGDGTA, translated from the coding sequence GTGAGTGGTGCGACGTGGACCCCTGCCCCGAAGAAGGGCGTCATCCCTCTTCATCCGCTGACCTTCGGCATGCTGCTGGGGAAGGCCTTCGCGGCCCTCCGGCACAACCCGAAGGTGCTCTTCGGCTTCGCCGTCGTCATCCAGCTCGTCGTCGTGATCGCGACGGCCGGCGTGATGGGCGTGGTGCTCTTCACCACGTTCTCCCGCCTGGAGACCGTGTCGCCCTCCTCCCCCGACTTCGAGGCGGTGCTCGCCGGGACGATCGCGATCAACATCATCGCCGGGCTCGCCGTCGGTCTGACCTCGATCGCGTTCACGGCGATGATGCAGGGCGTCGTCGCCGCCGAGATCGGCTACGCGTCGATCGGCGTGAAGGCGACACTCGGGATGCTGTGGCGCAAGATGGCCCCGTCGTTCTGGCGGCTCGCCGGCTTCGCCTCCCTGTCGGTGATCGCGGTGTTCGGATTGTTCGCGATCGTGGCCCTGATCATCGGGGCCTTCGTCGCGGGCGGGCTCGGCGGGAGCGTCGAGCTCATCGGGGTCGTCGTGCTGGTGGTGGTGCTCATCGGCCTGGCTTCGATCCCGCTGACCGTGTGGCTGACCACCAAGCTCCTGCTGGTGCCCTCGATCCTCGTGCTCGAGGGGGCGCGCTTCCGCGAGGCGCTCGTGCGCTCCTGGCGCCTGACCCGCGGCCGGTTCTGGGTCGCCTTCGGGGTCACCTTCCTCATCAGCCTCATCATGGGACTGGCGATGCAGGTGGTGAGCTTCCCCGTGGCGATGCTCAGCTCGCTCCTCGGAACCGTGGTCGCTCCGACCGGCGCGGCCGAGCCGAGCGCCGTCATCGGCTTCGTCCTCACCCTCATCGCACCGCAGATCCTGCTGCTCGTCCTCCAGGCCATCACGCTGGTCGTGCAGAGCACGGGATCGGCGCTCGTCTACCTCGACTGCCGGATGCGCTACGAAGGACTCGATCAGACGCTCATCGCGCACGTGGAGCGCCGCGAACTCGGCTGGACCGAGGAGCAGCTCGGCGACCCGTTCGCCGTCGATCCGTCGCGCGCCGTCACCAGCGCACCCCCTCCGCGACAGGTGCCGGAGCACGTCATGATGACCCAGGGCTACGGCTACCCGCCGTACGGGGTCCAGCCTGCGCCGCCGCAGGGCTACGCGCCGCAGCCGTACCCGCAGCCGTACGCGCCGCCGTCCGGCGTTCCTCCCTATGCAGGACAGCCGTACCCACCGCAGCAGCCTGCCGGAGCGCCCCCGGCATCCTTCGCGCCGCCGCCTCCCGCGCCTCCTGCACCTGCAGCTCCGCCCACGATGCCCGCCCCGCCAACCGACAGCCCGTGGGCATCGCCGGCCGACGGCGGCTGGGCCGCTCCGGGCAGCGGTGACGGCACGGCATGA
- a CDS encoding DUF4129 domain-containing protein — MIRPFDDLFVPDGDEARRWAEEELSDPRYADAKPTWFDLVARDIGRFIADLFTSDNGANVGPWALIIVSAVIVAALITALIIWGRPRSSRAVRRARADLLGEQDDRSAAQLRADAERSARGGDWDTATVLRYRAIARGLLERDLIDPAPGATAQSIAREASAVFADEAAAMRRAAVSFDDVRYLRHPATEESYRDLAATDERLRTRRLEAVPA; from the coding sequence ATGATCCGACCGTTCGACGATCTGTTCGTCCCCGACGGGGACGAGGCGCGGCGCTGGGCCGAGGAGGAGCTCTCCGATCCCCGCTACGCCGACGCGAAGCCGACCTGGTTCGATCTCGTCGCCCGCGACATCGGCCGGTTCATCGCCGACCTCTTCACCTCGGACAACGGCGCCAACGTCGGCCCCTGGGCGCTCATCATCGTGAGCGCCGTCATCGTCGCGGCGCTCATCACGGCGCTCATCATCTGGGGTCGCCCGCGCAGCTCTCGAGCCGTGCGGCGGGCACGGGCCGACCTCCTCGGCGAGCAGGACGACCGCAGCGCCGCGCAGCTCCGCGCGGATGCCGAGCGCAGCGCGCGCGGCGGCGACTGGGACACCGCGACCGTCCTCCGCTACCGCGCCATCGCGCGCGGACTTCTGGAACGCGACCTCATCGATCCGGCTCCCGGCGCCACGGCGCAGTCGATCGCCCGGGAGGCCAGCGCGGTGTTCGCTGACGAGGCCGCTGCCATGCGCCGCGCCGCCGTGTCCTTCGACGACGTCCGCTACCTGCGGCATCCGGCGACCGAGGAGAGCTACCGCGACCTCGCGGCCACCGATGAGCGGCTGCGGACGCGGCGCCTCGAGGCGGTGCCCGCGTGA
- a CDS encoding DUF4350 domain-containing protein, producing MTAVDQAATGTSTAETRPRRVRTIVGWLIVVALVLLVAFVALRVSASGPGARGTLDPEGRDDSGALALAEILRDQGVEVSVVRSRTEARAAVGDDTTLVMTNPYTLSDDALTELLEPADRIVFLSSGTHLLNVLDIGENAPGSSAPTDAGCDVPEFAEVGTIRADRFFSPADGVEGCFGDADGAAVLVDDGADRDVLVVEGTKLFSNAYLAENGNAALALALLGQTERVVWYVPSFSDTDIEGQSPDTLGSLTPPWVTPVILLLFTAGIAAAVWRGQRFGPLVAETLPVTVRASETMHGRARLTAKAGDAPHAGEALRDGAQRRLARRLGLAVHAGADEVADAASDRLRIPRGTLQALLAGPLPADDAALVELARRLDELEAAVEASTHTTRGEP from the coding sequence GTGACGGCTGTGGATCAGGCGGCGACGGGGACCTCCACCGCCGAGACCCGACCGCGGCGCGTGCGAACGATCGTGGGATGGCTGATCGTCGTGGCGCTCGTGCTGCTCGTCGCGTTCGTCGCGCTCCGTGTGAGCGCGAGCGGCCCCGGGGCCCGCGGCACGCTCGATCCGGAGGGCCGTGACGACTCCGGCGCCCTCGCCCTCGCCGAGATCCTGCGCGACCAGGGCGTGGAGGTCTCGGTCGTCCGCTCCCGCACCGAGGCACGAGCGGCTGTCGGCGACGACACGACGCTGGTCATGACGAATCCGTACACCCTCAGCGACGACGCCCTCACCGAGCTGCTGGAACCCGCCGACCGGATCGTCTTCCTGTCGTCGGGCACGCACCTGCTGAACGTGCTCGACATCGGCGAGAACGCGCCGGGAAGCTCCGCGCCCACCGACGCGGGCTGCGACGTCCCGGAGTTCGCCGAGGTCGGCACGATCCGCGCCGACCGGTTCTTCTCTCCCGCAGACGGGGTCGAAGGCTGCTTCGGCGATGCCGACGGCGCCGCGGTCCTCGTCGACGACGGCGCGGACCGCGACGTGCTCGTCGTGGAGGGCACGAAGCTCTTCAGCAACGCCTACCTCGCCGAGAACGGCAACGCCGCCCTCGCTCTCGCGCTCCTCGGTCAGACCGAGCGCGTCGTCTGGTACGTGCCGTCGTTCAGCGACACCGATATCGAGGGTCAGTCGCCCGACACGCTGGGAAGCCTCACGCCGCCGTGGGTCACCCCCGTCATCCTCCTGCTCTTCACGGCCGGGATCGCCGCAGCGGTCTGGCGCGGTCAGCGCTTCGGCCCGCTCGTCGCCGAGACGCTTCCGGTGACCGTGCGCGCCTCCGAGACCATGCATGGACGGGCGCGGCTCACGGCGAAGGCCGGAGATGCGCCGCATGCGGGCGAGGCGCTCCGCGACGGTGCACAGCGTCGACTCGCGCGCCGGCTCGGCCTCGCGGTGCACGCCGGTGCGGACGAGGTCGCGGATGCGGCATCCGACCGCCTCCGGATCCCCCGAGGCACGCTGCAGGCGCTGCTGGCAGGCCCGCTTCCCGCA